From one Streptomyces sp. NBC_01478 genomic stretch:
- a CDS encoding acyl-CoA carboxylase subunit epsilon, with product MSTPDIRVEKGHAEPEEVAAITAILLARAAAAPATETHRPLPKAGWRRLEREGGFRAPHSWH from the coding sequence ATGAGCACCCCTGACATTCGTGTCGAGAAGGGCCACGCCGAGCCCGAGGAAGTCGCCGCCATCACGGCCATCCTCCTGGCCCGCGCGGCGGCTGCCCCGGCGACCGAGACCCACCGTCCGCTTCCCAAGGCCGGCTGGCGCCGGCTGGAGCGCGAGGGTGGATTCCGGGCTCCGCATAGCTGGCACTGA
- a CDS encoding roadblock/LC7 domain-containing protein, producing the protein MSQAAQNLNWLITNFVDNTPGVSHTVVVSADGLLLAMSEGFPRDRADQLAAVASGLTSLTAGASRIFEGGSVNQTVVEMERGFLFIMSVSDGSSLAVLAHPEADIGLIGYEMALLVDRTGSVLTPDLRSELQGSLLN; encoded by the coding sequence ATGAGCCAGGCGGCGCAGAACCTGAACTGGTTGATCACCAACTTCGTGGACAACACCCCGGGTGTCTCCCACACGGTGGTGGTCTCCGCCGACGGACTCCTTCTGGCGATGTCCGAAGGGTTCCCGCGTGACCGTGCCGATCAGTTGGCGGCCGTAGCGTCGGGTCTTACCTCACTGACCGCCGGTGCCTCGCGCATCTTCGAGGGCGGCAGCGTGAACCAGACGGTTGTGGAGATGGAGCGGGGATTCCTCTTCATCATGTCCGTGTCCGACGGTTCCTCGCTCGCGGTCCTCGCACATCCGGAGGCGGACATCGGCCTCATTGGGTACGAGATGGCCCTTCTGGTGGACCGTACCGGCTCGGTCCTGACCCCGGACCTTCGATCAGAGCTCCAAGGGAGCCTTCTCAACTAA
- a CDS encoding DUF742 domain-containing protein, with translation MATPPGGSSSGNWSYGPGQGQGDGSQNRYNFPSSPSPRHPQYPQGPGPSPYDQPPAPRIQPVQPHRRSPEAAPAGSSSNPLVRPYAMTGGRTRPRYQLAIEALVHTTAQPHQMQGQLPEHQRICNLCREIKSVAEISALLTIPLGVARILVADLAEAGLVAIHQPGGDENAGGQPDVTLLERVLSGLRKL, from the coding sequence GTGGCAACACCCCCAGGCGGTTCGTCTTCGGGCAACTGGTCGTACGGCCCCGGCCAGGGGCAGGGCGACGGTTCCCAGAACCGGTACAACTTCCCCTCCTCGCCGTCCCCGCGTCACCCTCAGTACCCGCAGGGCCCCGGTCCGTCACCGTACGACCAGCCGCCGGCGCCGCGCATCCAGCCGGTGCAGCCGCATCGCCGTTCCCCCGAGGCGGCCCCCGCGGGGTCGTCGAGCAATCCCCTGGTGCGTCCGTACGCCATGACCGGCGGCCGGACCCGCCCCCGCTACCAGCTCGCCATCGAGGCGCTGGTGCACACGACCGCGCAGCCGCACCAGATGCAGGGCCAGTTGCCCGAGCATCAGCGGATCTGCAACCTCTGCCGGGAGATCAAGTCGGTGGCCGAGATCTCGGCCCTGCTGACGATCCCTCTCGGTGTGGCCAGGATCCTCGTCGCCGACTTGGCGGAGGCGGGCCTGGTCGCCATTCATCAACCCGGCGGCGACGAGAACGCCGGCGGCCAGCCAGATGTGACATTGCTCGAAAGGGTGCTCAGTGGACTTCGCAAGCTCTAG
- a CDS encoding roadblock/LC7 domain-containing protein, with translation MSQAAQNLNWLITNFVDNTPGVSHTVVVSADGLLLAMSEGFPRDRADQLAAVASGLTSLTAGASRIFEGGDVAQTVVEMERGFLFLMSVSDGSSLAVLAHPECDIGLVGYEMALLVDRAGAVLTPDLRAELQGSLLH, from the coding sequence ATGAGCCAGGCGGCACAGAACCTCAACTGGTTGATAACCAACTTCGTGGACAACACCCCGGGTGTGTCCCACACCGTCGTCGTGTCTGCCGACGGACTCCTTCTGGCCATGTCGGAAGGCTTCCCGCGCGACCGCGCCGACCAGCTCGCGGCCGTGGCCTCCGGGCTCACCTCGCTGACGGCCGGGGCATCCCGGATCTTCGAGGGCGGCGACGTCGCACAGACGGTCGTGGAGATGGAGCGGGGATTCCTCTTCCTCATGTCCGTCTCGGACGGCTCGTCCCTGGCCGTGCTCGCGCACCCCGAGTGCGACATCGGCCTTGTCGGCTACGAGATGGCACTGCTCGTCGACCGTGCAGGGGCGGTCCTCACACCGGACCTGCGCGCCGAACTCCAGGGCAGTCTGCTTCACTGA
- a CDS encoding acyl-CoA carboxylase subunit beta, with protein MTVLDEAPGEPTDARGRVAELHEIRARALAGPSEKATEAQHAKGKLTGRERIDLLLDPGSFREVEQLRRHRAVGFGLEAKKPYTDGVITGWGTVEGRTVFVYAHDFRIFGGALGEAHATKIHKIMDMAIAAGAPLVSLNDGAGARIQEGVSALAGYGGIFQRNTKASGVIPQISVMLGPCAGGAAYSPALTDFVFMVRETSQMFITGPDVVKAVTGEEITQNGLGGADVHAETSGVCHFAYDDEETCLAEVRYLLSMLPQNNRENPPRAESSDEAERRSDILLDLVPADGNRPYDMTKVIEEIVDDGDYLEVHERWARNIICALARLDGQVVGIVANQPQTLAGVLDIEASEKAARFVQMCDAFNIPIVTFLDVPGFLPGVDQEHGGIIRHGAKLLYAYCNATVPRISLILRKAYGGAYIVMDSQSIGADLTYAWPTNEIAVMGAEGAANVIFRRQIADAEDPEAMRTRMVKEYKSELMHPYYAAERGLVDDVIDPAETREVLIKSLAMLHTKHADLPSRKHGNPPQ; from the coding sequence ATGACCGTTTTGGATGAGGCGCCGGGTGAGCCGACGGACGCGCGCGGGCGAGTGGCCGAGCTGCACGAGATCCGTGCGCGGGCACTGGCCGGCCCGAGCGAGAAGGCGACCGAGGCGCAGCACGCCAAGGGGAAGCTGACCGGCCGGGAGCGCATCGACCTGCTCCTCGACCCCGGGTCCTTCCGCGAGGTCGAGCAACTGCGCCGGCACCGCGCCGTCGGCTTCGGCCTGGAGGCCAAGAAGCCGTACACGGACGGTGTCATCACCGGCTGGGGCACGGTCGAGGGCCGCACGGTCTTCGTCTACGCGCACGACTTCCGGATCTTCGGCGGCGCGCTGGGCGAGGCCCACGCCACGAAGATCCACAAGATCATGGACATGGCCATCGCGGCCGGCGCGCCCCTGGTCTCCCTGAACGACGGCGCGGGTGCGCGTATCCAGGAGGGCGTCTCCGCCCTCGCCGGGTACGGCGGCATCTTCCAGCGCAACACCAAGGCGTCCGGCGTCATCCCGCAGATCAGCGTGATGCTCGGCCCGTGCGCGGGCGGTGCGGCCTACAGCCCCGCCCTGACGGACTTCGTGTTCATGGTCCGTGAAACGTCCCAGATGTTCATCACCGGCCCCGACGTCGTGAAGGCGGTGACGGGCGAGGAGATCACCCAGAACGGCCTGGGCGGCGCGGACGTCCACGCCGAGACGAGCGGCGTCTGTCACTTCGCCTACGACGACGAGGAGACCTGCCTCGCCGAGGTGCGCTACCTGTTGTCGATGCTCCCGCAGAACAACCGGGAGAACCCGCCCCGCGCCGAGTCGAGTGACGAGGCCGAGCGCCGCTCGGACATCCTGCTGGACCTGGTCCCGGCCGACGGCAACCGGCCGTACGACATGACCAAGGTCATCGAGGAGATCGTCGACGACGGCGACTACCTGGAGGTCCACGAGCGCTGGGCCCGCAACATCATCTGCGCGCTGGCCCGTCTCGACGGCCAGGTCGTCGGCATCGTCGCCAACCAGCCGCAGACCCTCGCAGGCGTCCTGGATATCGAAGCGAGCGAAAAAGCTGCGCGCTTTGTCCAGATGTGTGACGCTTTTAACATTCCGATCGTTACGTTCCTGGACGTTCCGGGATTCCTTCCCGGCGTCGACCAGGAGCACGGCGGAATCATCCGGCACGGAGCGAAGCTGCTCTACGCGTACTGCAACGCCACCGTGCCGAGGATTTCGCTCATCCTGCGCAAGGCGTACGGAGGTGCCTACATCGTCATGGACAGCCAGTCCATCGGCGCCGACCTCACCTACGCCTGGCCCACCAACGAGATCGCCGTGATGGGCGCCGAAGGTGCCGCCAACGTCATCTTCCGCCGTCAGATCGCCGACGCCGAAGACCCCGAGGCCATGCGGACGCGGATGGTCAAGGAGTACAAGTCCGAGCTGATGCACCCGTATTACGCGGCTGAGCGCGGACTCGTCGACGACGTCATCGACCCGGCCGAGACCCGCGAGGTACTCATCAAGTCGCTCGCGATGCTGCACACCAAGCACGCCGACCTGCCCTCGCGTAAGCACGGCAACCCCCCGCAGTAA
- a CDS encoding GTP-binding protein translates to MDFASSSGGPSRSTTSAKIVVAGGFGVGKTTFVGAVSEINPLRTEAVMTSASAGIDDLTHTGDKTTTTVAMDFGRITLDQDLILYLFGTPGQDRFWFMWDDLVRGAIGAIVLVDTRRLADCFPAVDYFENSGLPFVVALNGFDGSQPYNPDEVREALQIGPDTPIITTDARHRADAKSALITLVEHALMARLR, encoded by the coding sequence GTGGACTTCGCAAGCTCTAGCGGAGGGCCTTCCCGCTCCACCACCTCGGCGAAGATCGTGGTGGCGGGTGGCTTCGGCGTGGGCAAGACCACGTTCGTCGGGGCCGTCTCGGAGATCAACCCGCTGCGTACCGAGGCTGTGATGACGTCCGCGTCCGCGGGCATCGACGACCTCACCCACACCGGAGACAAGACGACCACCACGGTGGCCATGGACTTCGGCCGTATCACCCTGGACCAGGACCTGATCCTGTACCTCTTCGGTACGCCGGGTCAGGACCGCTTCTGGTTCATGTGGGACGACCTGGTGCGCGGCGCGATCGGCGCGATCGTCCTGGTGGACACCCGCCGTCTCGCCGACTGCTTCCCCGCGGTCGACTACTTCGAGAACAGCGGGCTGCCCTTCGTCGTCGCCCTCAACGGCTTCGACGGCTCGCAGCCGTACAACCCGGACGAGGTCCGTGAGGCGCTCCAGATCGGCCCGGACACCCCGATCATCACGACGGACGCGCGCCACCGCGCGGACGCGAAGTCGGCGCTCATCACGCTGGTGGAGCACGCGCTGATGGCGCGCCTGCGGTAG
- a CDS encoding DUF742 domain-containing protein: MTPPTASHDPYAEPYGDEGDQPLVRPYAMTGGRTRPRYQLAIEALISTTADPAALMGLLPEHQRICHLCREVKSVAEVSALLAMPLGVARILVADLAEAGLVAIHQPGGDENNGGAPDVTLLERVLSGLRKL, encoded by the coding sequence ATGACCCCGCCCACCGCCTCTCATGATCCGTACGCCGAGCCGTACGGGGACGAGGGCGACCAGCCGCTGGTACGTCCTTACGCGATGACCGGCGGCCGGACCCGGCCGCGCTACCAGCTCGCCATCGAGGCACTGATCAGCACAACGGCCGACCCGGCAGCGCTGATGGGACTGCTCCCTGAGCACCAGCGCATCTGCCACCTGTGCCGCGAGGTCAAGTCGGTCGCGGAGGTGTCGGCACTCCTCGCCATGCCCCTCGGTGTGGCCAGGATCCTCGTCGCGGACCTCGCCGAGGCCGGACTGGTGGCCATCCACCAGCCGGGCGGCGACGAGAACAACGGCGGCGCACCGGACGTGACGCTGCTCGAAAGGGTGCTCAGTGGACTTCGCAAGCTCTGA
- a CDS encoding GTP-binding protein, whose translation MDFASSDGGRATTSAKIVVAGGFGVGKTTFVGAVSEINPLRTEAVMTSASAGIDDLTHTGDKTTTTVAMDFGRITLDQDLILYLFGTPGQDRFWFMWDDLVRGAIGAVVLVDTRRLADCFPAVDYFENSGLPFVIALNGFDGHQPYNPEEVREALQIGPDAPIITTDARHRSDAKSALITLVEHALMARLR comes from the coding sequence GTGGACTTCGCAAGCTCTGACGGAGGGCGGGCGACCACCTCCGCGAAGATCGTGGTGGCGGGTGGCTTCGGCGTCGGCAAGACCACGTTCGTGGGTGCCGTCTCGGAGATCAACCCGCTGCGCACGGAGGCCGTCATGACGTCCGCGTCCGCGGGCATCGACGACCTCACCCACACCGGGGACAAGACCACCACCACGGTGGCCATGGACTTCGGGCGCATCACCCTGGACCAGGACCTGATCCTGTACCTCTTCGGTACGCCGGGTCAGGACCGCTTCTGGTTCATGTGGGACGACCTGGTGCGCGGCGCGATCGGCGCCGTCGTGCTGGTGGACACCCGCCGTCTCGCCGACTGCTTCCCCGCGGTCGACTACTTCGAGAACAGCGGGCTGCCCTTCGTCATCGCCCTCAACGGTTTCGACGGCCACCAGCCGTACAACCCGGAGGAGGTGCGCGAGGCACTGCAGATCGGTCCGGACGCGCCGATCATCACGACGGACGCCCGGCACCGCTCGGACGCGAAGAGTGCGCTGATCACGCTGGTCGAGCACGCGCTCATGGCCCGACTGCGGTAG
- a CDS encoding sensor histidine kinase translates to MRRSKNGPEPSARGNFTPPPRGAAPAPVPGSEPTAPPAPSGGRFSPRNWRVPTRLNAILLIPVVVGLVMGGFQVRSSIDTWQNAEDAEKTARLVQAALTYSNAITNERDTTAAPLLLGKGVKDPTVVAARKATDDAADTFDKAAQNMPDQSGLERRLSRFRKVEPQLQSIRAAAYTTKFTGVQTEEAYVNLEHPLLEFSNELGLGTGNITSYGRSVYAIALAKGALSLERSIGMHLLVKPGPGQGSLATQRTAITSYAYLEGIAIQEYQAGGTDADIAKLNTAMAKVKTDGTAMVKQAAAQAKAANETYVPPPANPIDMITGMSQLQTTDASARAALAEKGITAQNWWAGTTLKYEAYRKIEEDKADTAVSEASDIADNAKRDAIITGAAVVVALLLAFILAGAVARQMSRAMRQLRNAAFGIAEQRLPMLVDQLSRTDPGRVDTRISPIPINTTDEIGEVARAFDQVHREAVRLAAEQALLRGNINAIFTNLSRRNQSLIEGQLTLITDLENNEADPDQLENLFRLDHLATRMRRNGENLLVLAGEEPGRRWDQPVPLVDVLRAASSEVEQYERIELSGVPEAEIHGRAVTDLVHLLAELLENATTFSSPQTKVRVTATRLPDGRVMIEIHDKGIGLTAEDFADINHKLANPPTVDVAISQRMGLFVVGRLSDRHGIRVQLRPSGEQAGTTSLVMLPDAITHGGGGESQLQRDEFTVSQIMPEQPQPQYQGEDFNQTPLRTAAELGFDDTRYSEVPDDIRELDPVGRSLMREERRAALESQKPGQELEAGDYPEFPSEFDDSQQQQPYGNGQQGYQDQPTGFTGQPAYEEQQQTSYDEPRQPSYDEQYFAPNGAVPQAEAFPDSFPANGGYPETGYAEPAQEEHASAHSLASETFSGFEEPSYQDDWPQQDGYRNGYPDQYAPEAESTQAADVSERDHVGFERPGPGPSAVHALTDAGLPRRGSAASGANGSKPAQQGPSASAPESKVDVFGTASANGSTGTTDWRSANDERWQQASALKKPKAGGVTSSGLPRRVPKANLVEGTAESTPQGGPQVSRAPEDIRGRLSNLRRGVQRGRSEGSETNGQGFGSGSTYNQER, encoded by the coding sequence GTGAGGCGAAGCAAGAACGGTCCCGAGCCGTCGGCCCGGGGCAACTTCACCCCGCCGCCGCGCGGAGCGGCGCCCGCCCCTGTGCCAGGCTCGGAGCCCACGGCGCCACCCGCTCCGAGCGGCGGCCGTTTCTCCCCCCGCAACTGGCGGGTGCCGACCAGGCTGAACGCGATTCTGCTCATACCCGTGGTGGTCGGCCTGGTCATGGGCGGCTTCCAGGTACGGAGCTCGATCGACACCTGGCAGAACGCGGAGGACGCGGAGAAGACCGCCCGCCTGGTGCAGGCGGCCCTGACCTACAGCAACGCGATCACCAACGAGCGTGACACGACCGCCGCACCGCTGCTGCTGGGCAAGGGCGTGAAGGACCCGACGGTCGTCGCCGCCCGCAAGGCCACGGACGACGCCGCGGACACCTTCGACAAGGCCGCGCAGAACATGCCGGACCAGTCGGGCCTGGAGCGCCGGCTCAGCCGCTTCCGCAAGGTGGAGCCGCAGCTCCAGTCCATCCGGGCCGCCGCGTACACCACCAAGTTCACCGGTGTGCAGACCGAAGAGGCCTACGTCAACCTGGAGCATCCGCTCCTGGAGTTCTCGAACGAACTGGGCCTCGGCACCGGCAACATCACCAGCTACGGCCGCTCGGTCTACGCCATCGCACTCGCCAAGGGCGCGCTCTCCCTGGAGCGCTCCATCGGCATGCACCTGCTGGTCAAGCCGGGCCCCGGCCAGGGCAGCCTCGCCACCCAGCGCACCGCCATCACCTCGTACGCCTACCTGGAGGGCATCGCCATCCAGGAGTACCAGGCGGGCGGTACCGACGCGGACATCGCGAAGCTGAACACGGCCATGGCGAAGGTCAAGACCGACGGCACGGCCATGGTGAAGCAGGCCGCCGCGCAGGCGAAGGCCGCCAACGAGACCTACGTACCGCCGCCGGCCAACCCGATCGACATGATCACGGGGATGTCCCAGTTGCAGACCACGGACGCCTCGGCGCGCGCGGCTCTCGCAGAGAAGGGCATCACCGCGCAGAACTGGTGGGCGGGCACGACCCTCAAGTACGAGGCATACCGCAAGATCGAGGAAGACAAGGCCGACACCGCGGTGAGCGAGGCGTCGGACATCGCCGACAACGCCAAGCGCGACGCCATCATCACCGGTGCCGCCGTCGTCGTCGCCCTGCTCCTCGCCTTCATCCTGGCCGGTGCCGTCGCCCGCCAGATGAGCCGCGCGATGCGCCAGTTGCGCAACGCCGCCTTCGGCATCGCCGAGCAGCGGCTGCCGATGCTGGTCGACCAGCTCTCGCGCACCGACCCCGGCCGGGTCGACACCCGGATCTCCCCGATCCCGATCAACACGACCGACGAGATCGGCGAAGTCGCCCGGGCCTTCGACCAGGTCCACCGCGAGGCCGTACGACTGGCCGCCGAGCAAGCCCTCCTGCGGGGCAACATCAACGCGATCTTCACCAACCTCTCGCGCCGCAACCAGTCGCTGATCGAGGGCCAACTGACCCTGATCACCGACCTGGAGAACAACGAGGCCGACCCGGACCAGTTGGAGAACCTCTTCCGTCTGGACCACCTCGCGACCCGTATGCGCCGCAACGGCGAGAACCTCCTGGTCCTCGCCGGCGAGGAGCCCGGCCGCCGCTGGGACCAGCCGGTCCCGCTGGTCGACGTGCTGCGCGCCGCCTCCTCCGAGGTGGAGCAGTACGAGCGCATCGAGCTGTCGGGTGTCCCGGAGGCCGAGATCCACGGCCGCGCCGTGACCGACCTCGTGCACCTGCTCGCCGAGCTGCTGGAGAACGCGACGACGTTCTCCTCCCCGCAGACCAAGGTTCGCGTCACCGCGACCCGTCTTCCCGACGGCCGCGTGATGATCGAGATCCACGACAAGGGCATCGGCCTCACCGCCGAGGACTTCGCGGACATCAACCACAAGCTGGCCAACCCGCCGACCGTGGACGTCGCGATCTCCCAGCGCATGGGCCTGTTCGTGGTCGGCCGCCTCTCCGACCGGCACGGCATCCGCGTCCAGCTCCGCCCCTCCGGCGAGCAGGCGGGCACCACCTCGCTGGTCATGCTGCCGGACGCGATCACCCACGGTGGCGGTGGCGAATCGCAGCTCCAGCGCGACGAGTTCACCGTCTCGCAGATCATGCCGGAGCAGCCGCAACCGCAGTACCAGGGCGAGGACTTCAACCAGACCCCGCTGCGCACGGCCGCCGAGCTGGGCTTCGACGACACCCGCTACTCCGAGGTGCCGGACGACATCCGCGAGCTGGACCCGGTGGGCCGCTCGCTGATGCGCGAGGAGCGCCGCGCGGCCCTGGAGTCCCAGAAGCCGGGCCAGGAGCTGGAGGCGGGCGACTACCCGGAGTTCCCCTCCGAGTTCGACGACTCGCAGCAACAGCAGCCGTACGGCAACGGCCAGCAGGGCTACCAGGACCAGCCGACGGGCTTCACCGGCCAGCCGGCGTACGAGGAGCAGCAGCAGACGTCGTACGACGAGCCGCGCCAACCCTCGTACGACGAGCAGTACTTCGCGCCGAACGGCGCGGTGCCGCAGGCCGAAGCCTTCCCCGACTCCTTCCCGGCGAACGGCGGTTACCCGGAGACCGGGTACGCGGAGCCGGCGCAGGAGGAGCACGCGTCGGCGCACTCCCTGGCCTCGGAGACCTTCTCGGGCTTCGAAGAGCCGTCCTACCAGGACGACTGGCCCCAGCAGGACGGTTACCGCAACGGGTACCCGGACCAGTACGCTCCCGAGGCGGAGTCCACGCAGGCCGCTGACGTGAGTGAGCGGGACCACGTAGGCTTCGAGCGTCCGGGACCGGGTCCTTCCGCCGTCCACGCGCTGACCGACGCCGGGCTGCCGCGCCGCGGTTCGGCCGCGAGCGGTGCGAACGGTTCGAAGCCCGCGCAGCAGGGGCCCTCGGCCTCCGCACCGGAGAGCAAGGTCGATGTCTTCGGCACGGCGAGCGCCAACGGCAGCACGGGCACGACGGACTGGCGGTCAGCGAACGACGAGCGCTGGCAGCAGGCGTCGGCGCTGAAGAAGCCCAAGGCGGGCGGGGTCACCTCCTCCGGCCTGCCGCGGCGGGTACCCAAGGCCAACCTGGTCGAGGGCACCGCCGAGAGCACCCCTCAGGGAGGCCCCCAGGTCTCCCGCGCTCCCGAGGACATCCGGGGCAGGCTGAGCAACCTGCGCCGAGGGGTCCAGCGGGGGCGCAGCGAAGGCAGCGAAACGAACGGTCAGGGCTTCGGCTCTGGCAGCACCTACAACCAGGAGCGTTAG